Genomic DNA from Acuticoccus sp. MNP-M23:
CAGCGCGCCGCGGGCCGTGTTGACGAGGATGGCGCCTTGTTTCATCCGCGCCAGCGCGTCCGCGTCGATGAGGCCGGTGGTCTCCGCCGTCAGCGCCAGATGGAGGGAAACGATGTCGGCCTTCGCCAGCACATCGTCCAGCGGCATGAAGGTGGCAGGGAGGTTGTCCGGCGGGGTGCGGGCATAGGCGATCAGGTTGAGGCCGAGGGCTGCCCCAAGGCTGATCATCTCCGCCCCAATTCCGCCGGCGCCGATGACGCCAAGGGTTGCGCCGGAAAGCTCCGTCCCCACCTGCGGCACCCACTCGCCGCGCTTCAGCGCTGCATCCTGCGCCGCAACCTGGCGTGCGGCGGCAAACATCAGCGCCAGCGCGTGCTCGGCCACGCTCCGGTCGCCGTAGCCCTTGATGGTGCGCACTTCGATGCCGTGGGCTGCGGCAGCGTCAAGGTCGATATAGCTGGCAGCGCCGGTGCCGAGGAAGACGATCCGCTCAAGCGCCGGAAGCGCCGCGAAAAGAGCAGCATCCATCACCGTGTGACCGTTGAGGACACGGGCGGCATCGCCGATGATTGCGGGAAGCTCGGCCGGCGCCGGGTCGCCTTCGTGGATGCGAAGGCCCGGCACCGCAGCAAGGCGTGCCGGCGTCAGCAGCGCGTGCATTGCCGCACTGCAGTCGACGTAGACGGGGGCGGTCATCGCCCGGCAGTACCGCTGGCACGGCGCGGGTCGGCGCCGCCTTCGAGCCCACCATCGGCGCGCATTTCAACCGCGCAGAAGGTGCCGGCGAGGTAGGTGAATTCCTCCCACACCTCCACGGTGTGGCCGAGGGCGGACAGTTCGGCGCGCACGCTTTCGGGAATGCGCTTTTCGGCGCGCACCAGCCCGGGATAGCTTTCGTGCGGGGCAAAGCTCGACGGAAAGCTGTAGCTCGCCACCCGCGGCGCCTCGATCGCGTCCTGCAGATCCATGCCGTAGACGACGCGGTTGAGGAGAACCTGCGCCATGGTCTGGATCTGCACGTCGCCGCCGGGGGTGCCGAACGGCATCGCGTGCCCTTCCGGCCCGACCCAGATGGCGGGGTTGGGCGTCAGGCGAGGCCGCTTGCCGGGCGCAACGCCGCTTGGATGCGACGGGTCCGCCCAGCTCGCCGACCCGCGCGAGGACGGGACCAGCCCGGTCCCCGGAATGACGGGGCTGTTGTAGGACACGTCCGACGGCGTTGCCGAAAACGCGAGCCCGCCGGAATCCACCACCGCAATATAGGACGTATCCCCGTGGGTGGCGCCGCCGGTGCCGTCGCCAGCCTTGCCGGCCGTGCCGATGCCGGGGGCCGGCATGTCCGGCGAAGCGCTCTCGGGATCAAACGCCTTGAGCCGCTCGCGCGTGTAGGCCTCGGACAAGAGCGTCTCGACCGGAACGTCGACGAAATTGGGATCGCCGAGCACCGCCTCGCGGTCCGCGAAGGCAAGCTTCACGCATTCGATCAGCCGGTGGTAGTAGACGGCGCTGCCCCGCTCGATGCCGCGCCACTCGAAGCCGTCCAGCAACTGCATGACCTCGCCGAGGAACGGGCCCTGGCAGTAGGCGCCCGAGCACAGCACCGTGCCGCCTGCAAACCTTGCCGGCAGCGGCTTGCCGATCTCCACGCGGTAGTTGGCAAGGTCGGCCGCCGACATGAGACCGCCTTCCGCCTCGTGAAAGCGCACGATGGCCGCGGCAATGTCGCCTTCGTAGAAGGCCGCACGGGCCGCGGCGAGGCCGCCCGCGCGGTCGCCTGCGGCCCCGCTCTCGCAATCGGCCATGTACTGGAGGCTCGCCGCGAGATCGGTCTGGACGAACTTTGCGCCGGTGGCCGGGGGGCGGCCGCCGGGGAGATAGATGGCGGCGTTCTGCGGCCACTTGTTGTAGTCGGCCTCGTGGGCGGCAATCAGCTTGTGCTTCAGCCAGTGCATGGCGAAGCCGTCGCGCGCCAGCGTGATGGCGGGGGCTGCAACTTCGGCAAAACTCATGGTGCCGAAGCGGGCGAGCGCCTCGATCCATGCCGCAGGCGCTGCCGGAATGACCGTGCGCAGGATGCCGAGCGGGATCTGCCCGCCGTGCTCGCGCATGAAAAGGGTCGGGTCGAGGGCGGCGGGCCAGCCGCCGAGGCCGTCGATGGTGGTGGCGGTGCCGTCCGGCTCGCGCACCATGATTGGCGCCACGCCGGCAACGTTGACGAGGTCGCCCTGGACGACGCCGAGCACCAGCCCGCCGGCGACCCCGGCGTCGGCTGCGTTGCCCCCCGCTTCCAGAATGTCGTCGGCGGCTCTGGCGGCGAGGGCATGGCCGGCGGACGCCATGTGGTGGTGGCCGATGGCGCGGTATCCCTTGGGCATGGCAGTCCTTTCGTGGGTCAGGCAGCGGCAGCTTCAGGCCGGGGCGCGCTGAGGAACTGGCGGCCGATCACCACCGCAAACAGGGCAATGCCGACCGCCGTGGTCCACCAAGAATGGTGGAACAGGCAAAATGCCGCCGGAAGCAGCGCAATCCGCTCGACCACGTGGAGGCGCCGCCGGAACGTGCCTTCCAGCGCGATGTTGATGGCGACGAGCGCAACGCCCGCCAGAAGTGCGGTGAGCAGCTGGAGCCAGAACGGTGCGCCAAGGCCCAGAAGCTCGGGCCGGGCGATGAACAGCATCGGCAGGAGAAAGCCCGGCAGGCCGAGACGCACGGCGGTGAACGAGGTTTTCATGAAAGGCGCTTCGGCAATGTTGGCGGCCACCAGGCAACCCACCGCAACAGGCGGCGTGATGGCCGACATGTTGGCAAGGTAGAAGACGAAGAGGTGCGCCGCCAGCACCGGCACCCCAAGGTCGATCAGGGCCGGAGCGCCCAGCAGCGCCACCAGGATGTACGCGGCCGACGTTGGCATTCCGACGCCGAACACGAGGCAGGTCAGCGCAGCGATGAACACCAGCGGCCACAGGCTTTCGCCCGCGAGGTCAAGCATCATGTAGGAGAGCTTTTGCGCAAGGCCCGTGGCGGACAGCATCTCCACCATGATGGAGATGACCGCCACCACAACGGCAACCTGCGCACCGGAGTGGGCCCCGCGCGCCAGACCGCCGAGGATCGGCGCGCCCATGGATTTCACCATCGCGACCGGTGTGCGCCAGCCGAGAACGACGCGCTTCACCACTTCCAGTGCCAGCGTGATTTCCACCGCACAAAGCGCCGCCGTGTTGGCGGGGCTGCCGGTGAGGAGGAGCCAGATGAGCACGGTGACGGCGAGGATCGGGTGGCCGTGCATCAGGAACGCCCGGAGCATGGAGACGTCTGTCAGCGGGAGGCCCGCCACCTGACGCGCTTCGTGGGTGGCCCCAAGGTCGAGCTTCACCGCCTGAATGTGGACAGCAAACATCAGGTAGCCGTAGTAGATGATCGCCGGCAGCGTCGCCGCCGCAATGATCTCCACATACGGAATGCCGGTGATGCCGACGATCAGGAACGCGGCCAGCCCCATTTTCGGCGGGGTGATCTGCCCGCCCGCGGATGCAACGGCCTCCACGGCGCCGGCAAAATGCGGCTTGAAGCCGAAGCGCTTCATCATCGGAATGGTGAAGGCGCCGGTGGAGGCCACGTTGGCCATGGTGCTGCCCGAAATCATGCCCATGAAGCCGGAGCCGATCACCGCGGCCTGCGCCGGACCGGCGCGCGACTTGCCGGACAGCGCAAAGGCGATCTTCATCAGAAGGTCGAGCCCGCCGGTGGACTTCAGGAGCCCTGCAAACAGCATGTAGATGAAGATCGTCGACGCGGATACGGCGGTCAGACCGCCCAGAAGGCCGCGGAAATAGGGGATCGACGTGTAGCCGATCAGCCGCTCAAGGTTGAAGCCGTTGTGGTAGAGCAGGTCGCCCGGCATGAGAAAGCCGAAATAGCCGTAGAGCAGCCCCAGCACCGCAATCCCCGGAATGATGAGCCCCCATTCGCGCGCCGCCACAAACAGCGACAGGGCGAGGAGAAGCACGGCCACAATCAGGTCGGGGGTGTTGGGGAAAAAGGCGCGGTCGTCGATCAGCGCCTGATACTGGCTGAGCATGTAGAAGAACGGCACCAGCGCCACCAGCGCCAGAAGGGACAGAAGCCGGCGCGCCCAGCGGCGCTCCACCGGCGTTGCAACAATCAGCCCCAGGAGCGACAGGAGCAGCGCCAGCGTGAGGTGCATCGCCTTGAAGAGACCAGACGGGAAATGGAACGTCTGGATCTGGTACATGTGGAGCACCGCCATCCCCACGCCGACGATGCCGAACAGGGCCGCAGCAGGGCCCGCCGTCTTGTCGGTGAAAAGACGCGAAAATGATTTCAGCGCAGACGGCATCGGCGGTGTTCCATGACAGTCAGCCGGTGCGCCCCAAGGCGCCCGGCTGATCCGAGGGGAAAGTGGCGGCCCGGCTGCGCTGCGGGGCGGCGGCAAGCGAAGCCGCTTCGCAGCGAACCGGCAGGGCGGCTCAGCTTGCGATCGTCAGATCGTCGCGCCAGATGCCGCGCTCCTTGAAGTACTGGGCGGCACCCGCATTCACCGGCGCGTTCTTGATCATGTAGCGCACGGCAAATTCCGGATCGATGCTCTCAAGTTCCATGGAGACCTTGCGCACCGCCCCGGCGTTATCGAACACCGCCTTGGTGACCTCGTAGCCCACCTCGTCGCTCACCTTGGGTGCCGTGCCCAGAAGACCAATGGTGGCGGTGCACGGCGTCATTTCGCTAACGCCTTCCCACAGCGCGGGGTCGGCCTCGTAGGGGGAGATGCCGGGGTTGGTCTCGTTGGCGAAGTCGATGGCGTCCTTGGGCCAGCCGAGGCCGCGCACATCCACCGATGCCATCAGCTCCAGGAGAAGCGGCGAGGGACGGCCGCCGACCAGAAGCGCCGGAACGCAGTCGAGCGAGCCGGCACGGAAGGCATCGTACACTTCGCGCCAGGAGCCGAAATTCCAGTTGATCTCGTCCTTCACGCCCAGGAAGTCGGTCATCATCTCCCAGGTCCGGCGGGTGGAGCCGCCGGCGGTGGAGGGGCTGACGCGCTTGCCGCCAAGGTCGCGCGCGGTTTCGATGTCGCTGTCGGCGCGCACCATCGGCAGGGTCGCCCACGCGGTGTAGGCGAACGACTGCTCGACCGCGATCGGCTCGCGGAAGCGGCCGCGACCGGCCATCGCGTCCGCATAGTCGTTGGAGGCGGTCTGGCCGAAGTCGATCATGCCCTGGCCGATCAGCTGCAGGTTCTCCGCACCGCCGGAGGTGGACATGGAGGACGTGCGCAGGTCGCTGTACTTGTTCACGATCGCCGAGATGGTCTCGATGATGACGTAGCCGGTGGAGCCGAGGCTTGCGGAACCGAACAGCACGGGCGCCTGCGCAAAGGCGCGGGAGACGCCGGACGCTGCGATGGGCAGGGCTGCGCCTGCGGCGAGAAGCTGACGGCGATTGATCGTTGCGGACATGACGTGTCCCCCTGTTGTAGATTCAACGGCGTGGCACAGTCTCGTGAAAATCCATGCGTGTTTTTTCAGCGTCATGAAAATTTATGCCTCGTTTTTTGGTAGAGGCGGTGTAGACACGAGTCAAGAATACAAGGGGAATGCCATGCAGGCTCGGAACGGCGAAGGCAGTGCGGATCCTTATGATCTGCGCGTCGGCCAACGCCTCCGCTCCCGGCGCAAGGCACGCCGGATGACGCTTGACGAGGTGGCCAGCGCCAGCGCGATCTCGACGGCGCAATTGTCGATGATCGAGCGTGGCCTCGCCTCGCCCTCGGTGAAGGGCCTGCGCGAGATCTGCCGGACGCTCGACATCTCGGTCGCATGGCTGTTCGAGGAGGAGGATGCGGACGAAGCGCCCGAGCAGGGCATTGTCGTGCGCCGCCACCGTCGCAAGCGGTTCGATCTGTCCAAGAAGAAGATGCACAAGGAGCTGCTCACGCCGGATCTCGACGGCAAGCTGCAGTTTCTGTGGATCGAGATGCAGCCCGGCGGCTCCAGCGGGCCCGAGAAATATTTTCACGAGGGGGAAGAGACCGGTCTCATCCTTTCGGGACGCATGCGCCTTGTGGTCGAGGACGATACCTTCACGCTGGAAGAGGGGGACAGCTTCCGCTTTGACAGCCACCGCCCGCACCGCTTCGAAAATGCCGGCGACACCCCTTGCAAGGTGCTGTGGGTCTGCACCCCGCCATTTTACTAAAGCATGAGAGCCGCTGATGATTGCTGAGATGATGCGCCCGGCGATGCCGCCCTCGCTGTGGGCCG
This window encodes:
- a CDS encoding NAD(P)-dependent oxidoreductase; this encodes MTAPVYVDCSAAMHALLTPARLAAVPGLRIHEGDPAPAELPAIIGDAARVLNGHTVMDAALFAALPALERIVFLGTGAASYIDLDAAAAHGIEVRTIKGYGDRSVAEHALALMFAAARQVAAQDAALKRGEWVPQVGTELSGATLGVIGAGGIGAEMISLGAALGLNLIAYARTPPDNLPATFMPLDDVLAKADIVSLHLALTAETTGLIDADALARMKQGAILVNTARGALVDETALIAALQSEHLAHAALDVFAEEPLGPGAPLLAAPNVTLTPHVAYKTPGASVRLLEAGLALLAE
- a CDS encoding gamma-glutamyltransferase, which produces MPKGYRAIGHHHMASAGHALAARAADDILEAGGNAADAGVAGGLVLGVVQGDLVNVAGVAPIMVREPDGTATTIDGLGGWPAALDPTLFMREHGGQIPLGILRTVIPAAPAAWIEALARFGTMSFAEVAAPAITLARDGFAMHWLKHKLIAAHEADYNKWPQNAAIYLPGGRPPATGAKFVQTDLAASLQYMADCESGAAGDRAGGLAAARAAFYEGDIAAAIVRFHEAEGGLMSAADLANYRVEIGKPLPARFAGGTVLCSGAYCQGPFLGEVMQLLDGFEWRGIERGSAVYYHRLIECVKLAFADREAVLGDPNFVDVPVETLLSEAYTRERLKAFDPESASPDMPAPGIGTAGKAGDGTGGATHGDTSYIAVVDSGGLAFSATPSDVSYNSPVIPGTGLVPSSRGSASWADPSHPSGVAPGKRPRLTPNPAIWVGPEGHAMPFGTPGGDVQIQTMAQVLLNRVVYGMDLQDAIEAPRVASYSFPSSFAPHESYPGLVRAEKRIPESVRAELSALGHTVEVWEEFTYLAGTFCAVEMRADGGLEGGADPRRASGTAGR
- a CDS encoding TRAP transporter fused permease subunit yields the protein MPSALKSFSRLFTDKTAGPAAALFGIVGVGMAVLHMYQIQTFHFPSGLFKAMHLTLALLLSLLGLIVATPVERRWARRLLSLLALVALVPFFYMLSQYQALIDDRAFFPNTPDLIVAVLLLALSLFVAAREWGLIIPGIAVLGLLYGYFGFLMPGDLLYHNGFNLERLIGYTSIPYFRGLLGGLTAVSASTIFIYMLFAGLLKSTGGLDLLMKIAFALSGKSRAGPAQAAVIGSGFMGMISGSTMANVASTGAFTIPMMKRFGFKPHFAGAVEAVASAGGQITPPKMGLAAFLIVGITGIPYVEIIAAATLPAIIYYGYLMFAVHIQAVKLDLGATHEARQVAGLPLTDVSMLRAFLMHGHPILAVTVLIWLLLTGSPANTAALCAVEITLALEVVKRVVLGWRTPVAMVKSMGAPILGGLARGAHSGAQVAVVVAVISIMVEMLSATGLAQKLSYMMLDLAGESLWPLVFIAALTCLVFGVGMPTSAAYILVALLGAPALIDLGVPVLAAHLFVFYLANMSAITPPVAVGCLVAANIAEAPFMKTSFTAVRLGLPGFLLPMLFIARPELLGLGAPFWLQLLTALLAGVALVAINIALEGTFRRRLHVVERIALLPAAFCLFHHSWWTTAVGIALFAVVIGRQFLSAPRPEAAAA
- a CDS encoding TAXI family TRAP transporter solute-binding subunit; the protein is MSATINRRQLLAAGAALPIAASGVSRAFAQAPVLFGSASLGSTGYVIIETISAIVNKYSDLRTSSMSTSGGAENLQLIGQGMIDFGQTASNDYADAMAGRGRFREPIAVEQSFAYTAWATLPMVRADSDIETARDLGGKRVSPSTAGGSTRRTWEMMTDFLGVKDEINWNFGSWREVYDAFRAGSLDCVPALLVGGRPSPLLLELMASVDVRGLGWPKDAIDFANETNPGISPYEADPALWEGVSEMTPCTATIGLLGTAPKVSDEVGYEVTKAVFDNAGAVRKVSMELESIDPEFAVRYMIKNAPVNAGAAQYFKERGIWRDDLTIAS
- a CDS encoding XRE family transcriptional regulator; translation: MQARNGEGSADPYDLRVGQRLRSRRKARRMTLDEVASASAISTAQLSMIERGLASPSVKGLREICRTLDISVAWLFEEEDADEAPEQGIVVRRHRRKRFDLSKKKMHKELLTPDLDGKLQFLWIEMQPGGSSGPEKYFHEGEETGLILSGRMRLVVEDDTFTLEEGDSFRFDSHRPHRFENAGDTPCKVLWVCTPPFY